The sequence below is a genomic window from Pleuronectes platessa chromosome 13, fPlePla1.1, whole genome shotgun sequence.
agaacTGATCCGGTTCTTCTCATCCAGGAAAGAGGATCGATCACAGACCAGCACAGACCGCAGAGCGTGAGACACATCCACAGACATCTTCCCCCGAGCAACCGACACAAGAGCTAACGGCTAGTTAGCTTCCACTAAACAACAACAAGGGCTAACGGATACCATGCGACACGACAAGAGgacttttcaagttaaaagctGCTTGCTGATTTTAAGGCCAAAGTAAACGAACGGTCAGTTAAACATGTCCGTTAAACgatgaatgttttaaatcagattaaaccAACAGCAAAGGAAACCACTGAACTTTGTGTCATTTCTTAGTTTCGTGTAGTTCAACTGTGAGACTCTGCACAGTTACCGGAAGTTCCACCCACTTTACTCGCCGTAGTCAGTTGTTCAAACCCGGAAGTGAAGCGGCGAACACGCTGCTCTGGTTTTCGGATCAACTCGGATCCGAACAGTTCGTGCTTGTGGTCTTACCTGTGCAGTGTGACGTCATGTCGGCGGTCGGGTGTGTATCTGGACAGTTTGATGACGCAGAGGAGAACAGGTGAGATCACGTGTTACGGAATGAAAGTGTTTACATGTTTGATCGTTTCTTTGATTAATCGATCGGTTTATCAATTGACTCTGAACTGACAGAGTTACTGTTGTTCACGTCAGTCTAACGTAGACCAGGGCTCCACGTGACCACTAAGCCTGATGAATATTGTTAATTCAGCTGCATAACTGAAAGATATCCTGGATGTGTTGACCGGGTctaaggtcagaggtcaagactGTTCCGTCACCTGGCAGCCATATTGGTTTTTGTTCCCTCTGGTGTGTAGCGACCAATCCGAGCTGTCTGCTGTACGGACTGAGGTCAGTGATGTCACTCTGCAGCCGCCAcatcaacaggaggaggaagaggaggaggactatgatgaggatgatgaagatgaagatgaagagtggGCATGGCACTCAGGAAATCTGACCAAGAGATACAACAGGATGTCTCTCAACTGTCAGGTCTGATCACTGAGATCAGTGATACTGCTTGATGACCTGCTGGTCagaaccagcagctgctggtCAGCTGCTGGTTCTGACCAGCAGCTACTGGTCAGCTGCTGGTTCTGactcttttgtttgtgtttccagtccAACAGACAGAATCCGTCCAATAAGATGCTGCCGTCGTCGACGCCTTCGGACAAAGCTCTAAGGAAATACGAGCACAAGATCAACCTGGGTGATTTGATTGGTTATCCTGGTCAGACCTGAATTAATCAGTTTGTTGCTGAAGATCAATAAATATCGATCAGAGTTTGTTCTGATCTCTTTGTGACTGTTTCAGATAAACTGAACTACGCAGACTCGGTGATCAACAAAGTGACGATGATGCAGAAACAGAAAGACGCTAACACGTACGTACGCTTTTATCTGAATGTGGATTTCATCACGTCATGTGACTTTGACTcaccatctgattggctactCTCTACAGGTACAGAGTGAAGGACAAATCAGATCGAGCCACAGTCGAACAGGTGAGCTGCAGAcgcttttatttagaaaaggCTTTAGGGAATGTAAATATAGTGTCattggttttaatttgaaatccaCTTAAAACCATGATCACATCAGGATGAATGAAGGAACCATTCTGACCTGAAGGATCAATAACCAGCAGATAATCAATACTGATggtctcttcttctcctgcaggtTCTAGATCCACGGACTCGGATGATTCTGTTCAAGATGCTGAGTCGTGGAGCGATCTGTGAGATCAGCGGCTGCATCAGCACCGGgaaggaggtcagaggtcactcaTGAAGAAaatcatacttccacatttcaaATGTCCCGTTTCTGaatacttttaatgtgtcaTCACTATTATTGATTACATATTGATCAGATTTCAGCTTCAACACATGATCTGAATGTTTCCTGATCAGGTGGATCACAGCTGCAATGTGATTGGACGATGGATTATTCTCACCTGTAAACCTGTCATGTGACATAACTTCAGTCCTTCACATTAGTTCTCAGTTCATTGAATTTCATTAGAGTCGAGTTAGTGTTCACCCAGGTTAGGGTCTGCCACAGACAGTTAacctgttagcttagcttccTAATGTTAGCTCTCATCATGGTGAGGTCGTGAGGTCGTGAGGTCATCAGTGGAATGTCAGGAACAGGAAGTCACAAACAGGTGATGTGTTTCCAGGCGAACGTTTATCACGCCAGCACGTCGGCCGGAGAACGCCGCGCCATCAAGATCTACAAGACGTCCATCCTGCTGTTCAAAGACCGAGACAAATACGTCAGTGGAGAGTTCAGGTGAGTCCACCTCAGAAGAAGAAGCACTTTGAAATCTGTGCgactgtttgtgtaaatgtaaacacaagcatcacaacacaaactgagacaagtttatttctacatttcaaGAGTAAGATTAAAATGTACTATGGGAAACGtttgaagtttactttgtgtttgtttgattcgctcggTTAGGGGTTGGAGACATATCAAATATACTCGATGTATCGCGGCTTGTTCCACGAtgtataaaaatactttattgtGAACATAGTGTAAACTGTCACAAAGGGTTACAAAAAACGAACTACTATGTACaagtatgaatataaatatatatatgcaaatgtatgtatatatggacataaaacacaacaacatgacaaTGAAATGGAGAAATAGTCCAATGGTGCAAAGTACACAGAGATAATAAAGTACATTGTATCGTAGTGTAGAGATGCTTgaataaatatagaaacattTTCACAGGATGCTTTATATAAATGAGATAGGTGGAATATGTGTgtaaatatctatatttatatatctatatatacgtATTTTATAGTAGATTATGTCACTTGGGTTGTGCGTGGCGCTGTGACCTCAGTGTTCATCAGATTGACGCCCAGAGGAGACGCTGCTCTGGGGTCTGCTAGGTTTGGCCTTCAGTGCTCTGGAGCCTCCCAGATGGGAGCAGGTGGACAGTGATTTAGAGGAGATGAGAAAATGGGTCAGGGTTAGGTATATATCGTGTATCGCGATATATACCTAACAAtatcatatatttgttttagGCCATATCACCGCGCCCTCTGTTCAGTAACAGGGTTCTAAATTCTTCTGTTGCTTCCAGGTTCCGTCACGGTTACTGCAAAGGGAACCCCAGGAAGATGGTGAGGACCTGGGCAGAGAAGGAGATGAGGAACCTCATCAGGTCAGAACCTGTAGAACACAGTAGAAACCACATTAACACATGGTTAGAGTTTCATTTAGTACCCAGCCGAACCAAATGTCAGCGTTAAGAGGCCAGTAGAACCTGGTGAAATAGAACCCAGTGGAACCTGGTGTAATAGAACCCAGTAGAACCTGGTGAAATAGAACCCAGTAGAACCTGGTGTAATAGAGCCCAGTAGAACCTGGTGTAATAGAACCCAGCAGAACCTGGTGAAATAGAACCCAGTAGAACCTGGTGAAATAGAACCCAGCAGAACCTGGTGTAATAGAACCCAGCAGAACCTGGTGAAAAAGAACCCAGTAGAACCTGGTGTAATAGAACCCAGCAGAACCTGATGTAATAGAACCCAGTAGAACCTGGTGTAATAGAACCCAGCAGAACCTGATCTAATAGAACCCAGCAGAACCTGGTGTAATAGAACCTAGCAGAACCTGGTATAACAGAACCCAGTAGAACCTGGTGAGATAGAACCTGGTGTAATAGAACCCAGCAGAACCTGGTGTAATAGAACCCAGCAGAACCTGGTGAGATAGAACCCAGTAGAACCTGGTGCAATAGAACCCAGTAGAACCTGGTGAGATAGAACCCTGTAGAACCTGGTGCAATAGAACCCAGCAGAACCTGGTGCAATAGAACCCAGTAGAACCTGGTGTAATAGAACCCAGCAGAACCTGGTGCGATAGAACCCAGTAGAACCTGGTGAGATAGAACCTGGTGTAATAGAACCCAGCAGAACCTGGTGTAATAGAACCCAGTAGAACCTGGTGAGATAGAACCCAGTAGAACCTGGTGCAATAGAACCCAGTAGAACCTGGTGAGATAGAACCCAGTAGAACCTGGTGCAATAGAACCCAGCAGAACCTGGTGCAATAGAACCCAGTAGAACCTGGTGTAATAGAACCCAGCAGAACCTGGTGCAATAGAACCCAGTAGAACCTGGTGTAAGAGAACCCAGTAGAACCTGATGTAATAGAACCCAGCAGAACCTGGTGTAAGAGAACCCAGTAGAAccgaacagtgtgtgtgttccaggctgCAGACGGCAGGAATCCCGagtccagaacctctgctgCTCAGAAGTCACGTGCTGCTGATGAGCTTCATTGGAAAAGACGACATGTGAGAACCCGTCAGTTGTTGGTCAGTTGTTGGTCAGTTGTTGGTCAGTGGTGCAAACGGACTCATATGACAGTGATGTTCTGGTCCTGTGATGATCAGGCCGGCTCCTCTGCTGAAGAACGCTTCGTTTTCGGAGTCGAAGGCTCGTGAGCTCTACCTGCAGGTTCTACAGAACATGAGGAAGATGTTTCAAGAAGCTCGACTCGTCCACGCCGACCTCAGCGAGTTCAACATGCTGTAAGAGACCACGCCTCCTGAGGACACACGCACCACAGACagctcttcaaaataaaacttcctGTGAAATGTCTCTACAATTAAGACTGTTACAGTCttatcatgaaaataaaaaagattccACACGTCAAGGATCTTTTTATTGATCAGATGTAGAAACAAACGTGTGGATGAGATTTACTGATTAACAGTTGGACTGAATGTGGTCCTGCTCCTGTGAGACAACATGTCCCACTACAGATGGTTTGTGTCTTGTCTCCAGTTATCACGACGGAGACGCTTACATCATCGACGTGTCCCAGTCGGTGGAGCACGATCATCCTCACGCTCTGGAGTTCCTCAGGAAGGACTGCAGCAACGTGAACGGTGACCTTCACTGTTTTCACTCCTCGTTCAGAAGATGATGTCTCACTGAAGGAAACTGACTGTTCTGCTTCTGTTTCCCAGAGTTCTTTCTGAAGCGCGGTGTGGCGGTGATGACGGTCAGAGAGCTGTTTGACTTCATCACCGACCTGTCCATCACCTGCCACAACATCGACCAGTACCTGGAGAAGGTCTGAGATCCTCCTGCACAAACACTGCTTCATCCACGCAACATTGTGAAGAAGGAATGTGTGTGTCGGTctcttgatgtgtgtgtgtgtgtgtgtgtgtgtgtgtgtgtgtgtgtgtgtgtgtgtgtgtgtgtgtgtgtgtgtgtgtgtgtgtgtgtgtgtgtgtgtgtgtgtgtgtgtgtgtgtgtgtgtgtgtgtgtgtgtgtgtgtgtgtgtgtccaggcgATGGAGATTGCAGCTGACCGGACGTCTGACCAGAGATCAGATCAGGATCGAGTGAACGAGGAGGTCACGTGATGTTTTATAACgattttcattcatcagctcaACCGCTAAGATCTCATGTGTCAAAATCAGTTTCATAATAAGCTCCTCCCACATTAACATCGTTAATATTCGCCCTCCCACCACAGGTGGTTACAGTAATGACCACCtgtctgtgacctttgacctctcccCTCTCAGGTGTTTAAGAACACCTACATCCCCCGAACGCTGACGGACGTGAGTCACTACGAGCGCGACGTGGAgctgatgaaggaggaggagtctgtTTCCAGCCATCACGACAACGTGAGTCAGGTTCTGTCACTTCATGATGATGCTCatgaatatgatgatgatggtggtgatgaagatcttttcttcttcagatCTTGTATCAGACTCTCACTGGACTGAAGAAAGATCTGTCAGGAGTTCAGACGGTACGTCCCCTCACACGAGTGtcagcttagcttagcttagcttagc
It includes:
- the riok1 gene encoding serine/threonine-protein kinase RIO1 isoform X1, giving the protein MSAVGCVSGQFDDAEENSDQSELSAVRTEVSDVTLQPPHQQEEEEEEDYDEDDEDEDEEWAWHSGNLTKRYNRMSLNCQSNRQNPSNKMLPSSTPSDKALRKYEHKINLGDLIGYPDKLNYADSVINKVTMMQKQKDANTYRVKDKSDRATVEQVLDPRTRMILFKMLSRGAICEISGCISTGKEANVYHASTSAGERRAIKIYKTSILLFKDRDKYVSGEFRFRHGYCKGNPRKMVRTWAEKEMRNLIRLQTAGIPSPEPLLLRSHVLLMSFIGKDDMPAPLLKNASFSESKARELYLQVLQNMRKMFQEARLVHADLSEFNMLYHDGDAYIIDVSQSVEHDHPHALEFLRKDCSNVNEFFLKRGVAVMTVRELFDFITDLSITCHNIDQYLEKAMEIAADRTSDQRSDQDRVNEEVFKNTYIPRTLTDVSHYERDVELMKEEESVSSHHDNILYQTLTGLKKDLSGVQTVPALLEDKHSSSSSSSSSEEDEDEDEEETAGQEQKEETPMDKKEKKKTVKEAQREKRKNKVPKHVKKRKEKVTKMKKSR
- the riok1 gene encoding serine/threonine-protein kinase RIO1 isoform X2; its protein translation is MSAVGCVSGQFDDAEENSDQSELSAVRTEVSDVTLQPPHQQEEEEEEDYDEDDEDEDEEWAWHSGNLTKRYNRMSLNCQSNRQNPSNKMLPSSTPSDKALRKYEHKINLDKLNYADSVINKVTMMQKQKDANTYRVKDKSDRATVEQVLDPRTRMILFKMLSRGAICEISGCISTGKEANVYHASTSAGERRAIKIYKTSILLFKDRDKYVSGEFRFRHGYCKGNPRKMVRTWAEKEMRNLIRLQTAGIPSPEPLLLRSHVLLMSFIGKDDMPAPLLKNASFSESKARELYLQVLQNMRKMFQEARLVHADLSEFNMLYHDGDAYIIDVSQSVEHDHPHALEFLRKDCSNVNEFFLKRGVAVMTVRELFDFITDLSITCHNIDQYLEKAMEIAADRTSDQRSDQDRVNEEVFKNTYIPRTLTDVSHYERDVELMKEEESVSSHHDNILYQTLTGLKKDLSGVQTVPALLEDKHSSSSSSSSSEEDEDEDEEETAGQEQKEETPMDKKEKKKTVKEAQREKRKNKVPKHVKKRKEKVTKMKKSR